The genomic DNA AGAAGCAGAGACTACAGAAGAGAAAATTCTATCTGCTATTCAAGGTCTAGACGAAAAAATGAAAAAGCAATTAGTGGAAAATCTTAGAATCATTGCAAGTTCAGACGGAGCAGACTCAGAGGAATTTCAATTTTTGCAAAGAGTAGAAAAATTATTTGGTCTTCCTTTAGATAAATGAAATTGTGCGATTACGAATCTTTTAGCTTTGTTATTCTGGTAGCATAAACAGTAAATTTTGAGAGTCGGATGACAAAATTCTCTTACATTATAAATTCAGAGAATTTAATAATTTTTATTTCCCTATATGGATTTAACTCTAATAAGTCGCTATCGCCAGTTACTATTATGTTTGCCTTTCCATTTACTGCCATTTCTAAAATAAAATTATCTTTCGGGTCTCTGCAATCAAAAATAATTCCCGGTGTATCAACAATTATTCCATGCTTAATTATAATTTGTTCAAGTTCATTTATCTGTTTTTCTGATATTTTATTTTGAAATTTAGGTCTCCTCAGAACTCCGCAAATTTCTTGAATCTGTTTTTGTGAAGTGACTAGTTCAAATTTTTTAAGGACAATGTCTTGAACTAATTTTGAAGTGACCTTTCCAAAGAGAGAGCTAATAAAAAGGTTTGAATCAATTACAACCTTCAAGCAAACTGTTCCTTTCTAAAATTTTCTACCTCCACTGTTATATCTTCATTAGTAATATTCAAATTTTCACCAATTTGCAAGAACTCATTTAAAAGAAATTTGAATTCAGAAAACTTTTTCAATTCGATAAAAAGAGCCTTTTTTTCTTCGCTTGGCAATTGTAATATTAACTCTACAATTTGATTTATACCTATATTCAATTTTGCTGGCATAATAAATTTCTCCTCGCTTAATTTCTGTAATATTATCTTTGAAAGTCAATTCATTTTATACTAACTTTTGGGGCTAATGCTTCAATTTGCAAAGGATTCATTCCAATTTTAAATAATAAAAAAATCTAAACCAATAGGTTTGATTTCTGATTCAAAGTTTGCTTTCCAAATTTCTTTTTCAAAGTAGTTGTAGGAAAAAGAGTAGCATAAACACTACCACGCCATTTTTCAAATTTCTTAATACAATCAGAACAAATGTTGACATCATGGTTTTCATCAATGATCAAATGATGAAAATTAGAATCGTAATTTTTAATTTCCTGTTCGCATAGATTGCATTTCATAAAACAACGTTCATGTTTCAATAATCAATTCATCTTCTTCCAATGCTTCTTGGATCACCTGTTGACCCAACCAGATTCCATTGTCTATGATTTTGGGAATTATTTCTTTTAATGGAATATTCAGAAATTTATTTTTTCTTGCTTTTAATAAAATTCCAAGCGAGCCTGTTCGGGTTAATTTTTCGATTCGCGCAAATCTCCTTCCTTCTGTTTCATCTATGCAGACTAGTGGAATGATTATGTTTGAGTAGAGCTTTTGGAGAATATCTAAATTTCCACATCCAGCAATCATAGTGAGAATGGGAGTGGTATTTATTACTATGCTATTAGGCATTTAGCATATCCTGTTTTAATTCTCCTGCTTCGAGATCAATCACTGGAATTTTGTATTGTTTTAATAGGAATAAAAACTCTACTCTCGAAATTCCTAAAACTTTTGATGCAACTCCGGATGAAATTCTTTTTAATTCATATAACTTTAATAATAAAGCCATCTTAGCTTCTTTTTCAAATTCCGCTTTTGATATATGAAGTCCATCAGGCAAAGAATCGGGTAATTCTAAGGATAATATCATTTAGTCTCTCCTTTGAAATTTGTTCTTCTGCTAACATAGTATTATTTTCTAGCAGCGAGTAATAAAATCAATTCATTTTATACTCAAAATAAAACTCAGTTCATTGCTTACCTCGCATCTTACCCAAGTGCGTGGGTGAATCCACGCCCTTGGGTAAATACAACTTTGTTGTGGAGAATTTTTACTTCACTTTCATTGAGTTTGGTTGACCGGTGGAAGCGATGACTGATCTCCAAAGAGAGCTTCTTTCTGGAATCAATACTTTTCGCTCTGCTACGGCAAGTGTAATTGGGATATTTGTAAAAACATTGTTCCAAATTCCAACTACCATTCCCGTTCTACCAGCCATACCGGCATGGACTGCATTTTGAGCTAGGAAGTTACAGAATACAGAATCTTCAGCGTTAGCCGGCACACTTCGAATGATATAACTTGGATCAATGTATTTTAAATTGATTGGGATATCTTCTTTCTTAAAATACTTAGAAATTTCATTCTTTAGAAAGATTCCTATGTCGGCTAATTTTTTGTTGCCGGATGGATCTGTTTCTGAGCTATTTTCGAAGAATCTTTGACCTGCTCCCTCTGCCACTAAGATGACTGCGTGGTTACGGTGGAGTATCCTTTCTTTGAGTGTAGGAAGAAATGCTCCCTTGCCTTCTAAATCAAAGTCTTGTTCCGGAATCAAAACAAAGTTTACATCTTTAGAGGCTAACGCCGCATTTACCGTGATGAATCCAGAATGTCTTCCCATTAGTTTTACAAGACCAATTCCATTTGGTGCGCCTTTAGCTTCTACGTGAGCACAGGAGATTGCAGTCATTGCTTCTGAAAAGGCAGTTGAGAATCCGAATGTTTTGTGAATTAAATTAATATCATTGTCAATCGTCTTAGGAATTCCTATGACAGAAATCTTATCGCCTCTTTTTTTGACTTCTTCATAGATTGCATTTGCGGCACGCAGTGTTCCGTCACCACCAATGCAAAACAAAATATTGACTCCGTGCAGTCCAAGAAAGTCTACCATTTCCCCTATATCTTGACTTCCACGAGAAGAGGCTAACATCGATCCTCCGTCTCTTGCAATATTAGAAACCATGTCTGGTTTTAATTCGATTGGTTTGTGACCGTATTTCTTTACGAGACCTTCGAAACCATATTTGAATCCTAATATTCTCGGCACATGGTATCTATAATGAAGCTCCATGACAAGTCCACGGATAACATCATTTAACCCCGGACAGAGTCCTCCACAGGTAACAATACCTGCCGTAACTTTGGATGGGTTAAAAAAAATCTTTTCGCGCGGTCCTGATTGCTCAAAGTAAATTGGGTTATCGCCAATTGTAGGATGTATGCTTTCTGGATTCTCGAAAGTGGTTTGGTACAAAACGACAGAATTTTCTTTTGTGTAAAATTCGTAGCCAGCGGGATTAGGGACAGTGCATTCGCCAAATTTATCAACTTTAGTATTCATAGGTATTTCTTATTTATTTTTCTGAATTCTGCATGTAAAATGTTTTTCTTCATTTAAATAAGTTTTTATAAAAAATCAATTGCCTTTTTAATGCGTCTATAGAAAAATATCGCTAGTTATTCAATGTACTAAGTCTACAGGACAAACACGCGCGGATGAAATCAATTCAAATCAAAATACTTGCGATTTTCTCTCTTTTCATCCTAACCGAGCTATTTTCTGAAAATCTTGCGAAACAACCGCAGAAAAAATATGAGTCAGCAGACCAATCAGCTTGGACAATCTCTCATAATTTCGAAAGTGGTTCCAATTATTCCCAAGCTATCATCATTCCCTTCAATTATCCATTCGAAGCAAGTCTAGCTCCCGGACAGACCACTCCCATTCCCTTCAAGCCTGAACTTTTTTTACCTAGCAATCAGTTTAGTTTTTTGGGTCAGTCCAATACAAATGCTGGAAGGGTTGTATTAAAACCATCCGAGAACACAGAGATTGCTTCGTATCGAACCAGTATCATTACGGATAATGCTCATTATGAAAGAGACACCAATTCCAGAATGCCCAATCTCTGGCAGACCAATTCTGCTATGGCGAATACTTCCTCTGGCGTTGTATTTGTTTATCTAAAAAAGAACATGGGTCTTAATTTAGACCTTTCGTTTCGTATGGCAGGCAATGATGCAGGACATGCTGTATTCGAGTCTCTTGTTTCTAATTTGAATTTTTCTTATAAGCTTTCGGACAACCTATTTCGCTTGAATCCTAATTACAAACTAAACATGGTCTTACAACTTTCTAGCACACAATACGCAGATGATCGCGCCATTCCTAAAAAGTTAGAATTCAATAGAACCTCTCTCAAGTCTCAATTTGTTTCTTCTGGTTTCACACTCAATACCAAGTCTCTTATGTTTGAAGGTTTAATCCGACTTCCCATTCAACAACAAGCTGTATTTGATCTAGACGGACTCTTACGTCCCGAATTACAAGGACGACTTGGTATGAAATGGTATTTGCCGGAATATATTCAGCCTTAAGCGCATAACGAGGACTAGAGGCCGGTTGACACACAACGAATATAATTGAAAGCATCCTTATTGTTGTTGGATATTGCAACACCAGTGCAGTAATTTATGAACCACGCGTCCGTAGTGCTAGATGCAGTAGCTGTCCAATACCTACAGTTCGCCGTCGCCGTATTTGGAAAAAGGGTTGTGTTTATTGCAGGAGAACTTCCACAAGAAGAGCCATTATCCGACGAGAGGATTGTTGGATTACTACATAAGATAGTTAATTTTAACTCATTCTTAGTTGGAACTCTCCATAATCTCCCCGCTAGATTAAGCGAATTACAGTAATCCCACGCCTGACTAGTTCCTGTTCCATTTAGTTGCATAGTCGTTAAGTCATTGCAAGAATTATTCGTTGCAGAACAATATCTAGCTTGTCCCACTGATCCCGTGCAGGTATTATTTACTGAATCCCAATTTTGATTCATACTACACTTCGCAAAATAGAGAGTATCACCTGCATATGTTTGTCCACCAAAAACACCTGCGACTCCTACGAAACGAATGGTTCCATTGCCCATATCCGAAAATGTCCCCCAGGGATAAGAAGCAGATGATACAGTGCCGCCTGTCGTAAGGTTTGCCGCACCTGTGGTAAAAGAAAGAGTAAACGTCGAGGAAAGTCTTTTTCCTGAAAGTGTTTTGATTCCCGCAAGAACACTTATGGTGTAGGTTGTATTGGGAGAAAGATCTACACTTGGGTCAAAGACTACACTTAGGTTGTCATTGGTAAAGGTAAATGCTCCAGTTATAACATTTCCGGCACTGTCGACTAACGTAATACTACTCCCATTTACACTCGATGAATCTATTGCTTCGGGAAAATTCAGGCTGATATTTGCGGAGGGGTTTACGCCCGTTTGCCCGCTTGTGACATTGGAAG from Leptospiraceae bacterium includes the following:
- a CDS encoding TerB family tellurite resistance protein, producing MTPRQGFIAACIEMVEINDELTAEELSVSQEILKKQGFTDIEFEEVVNLGEAETTEEKILSAIQGLDEKMKKQLVENLRIIASSDGADSEEFQFLQRVEKLFGLPLDK
- a CDS encoding putative toxin-antitoxin system toxin component, PIN family, encoding MKVVIDSNLFISSLFGKVTSKLVQDIVLKKFELVTSQKQIQEICGVLRRPKFQNKISEKQINELEQIIIKHGIIVDTPGIIFDCRDPKDNFILEMAVNGKANIIVTGDSDLLELNPYREIKIIKFSEFIM
- a CDS encoding DUF3368 domain-containing protein: MPNSIVINTTPILTMIAGCGNLDILQKLYSNIIIPLVCIDETEGRRFARIEKLTRTGSLGILLKARKNKFLNIPLKEIIPKIIDNGIWLGQQVIQEALEEDELIIET
- a CDS encoding UPF0175 family protein, which encodes MILSLELPDSLPDGLHISKAEFEKEAKMALLLKLYELKRISSGVASKVLGISRVEFLFLLKQYKIPVIDLEAGELKQDMLNA
- a CDS encoding ATP-dependent 6-phosphofructokinase translates to MNTKVDKFGECTVPNPAGYEFYTKENSVVLYQTTFENPESIHPTIGDNPIYFEQSGPREKIFFNPSKVTAGIVTCGGLCPGLNDVIRGLVMELHYRYHVPRILGFKYGFEGLVKKYGHKPIELKPDMVSNIARDGGSMLASSRGSQDIGEMVDFLGLHGVNILFCIGGDGTLRAANAIYEEVKKRGDKISVIGIPKTIDNDINLIHKTFGFSTAFSEAMTAISCAHVEAKGAPNGIGLVKLMGRHSGFITVNAALASKDVNFVLIPEQDFDLEGKGAFLPTLKERILHRNHAVILVAEGAGQRFFENSSETDPSGNKKLADIGIFLKNEISKYFKKEDIPINLKYIDPSYIIRSVPANAEDSVFCNFLAQNAVHAGMAGRTGMVVGIWNNVFTNIPITLAVAERKVLIPERSSLWRSVIASTGQPNSMKVK